One Branchiostoma floridae strain S238N-H82 chromosome 15, Bfl_VNyyK, whole genome shotgun sequence DNA window includes the following coding sequences:
- the LOC118432462 gene encoding TM2 domain-containing protein CG10795-like has translation MAAWWRKNRNFLQFLVVFVTFCHFRVSAQDVEEAVKCEDLKTGQYHCPQPAIDTDTQSALGCRKEGLVTVWCSAAPGINCTGDLKKDVPCRYTNGYHYDIALLTSIFLGMLGVDRFYLGYPAIGLLKLCTLGFMFLGQLVDIILIATQVVGPSDGSKYVINYYGPGLSHIYMDNHTYLKPQEDWTLS, from the exons atggcggcctggTGGAGGAAAAATCGGAACTTTCTCcaatttcttgttgtttttgtcacttTCTGCCACTTTAGAGTGTCTGCACAAGATGTGGAAGAAGCTGTGAAGTGTGAAGATCTTAAAACAGGACA GTACCACTGTCCCCAGCCTGCtatagacacagacacacagtcaGCCCTGGGCTGCAGAAAGGAGGGACTGGTCACAG TGTGGTGTTCGGCAGCTCCAGGCATCAACTGTACAGGAGACCTGAAGAAGGATGTACCATGTAGATATAC GAATGGGTACCACTATGATATTGCACTGTTGACATCAATATTCCTGGGCATGTTGGGAGTGGACAGGTTTTACCTGGGATATCCGGCAATAG GGTTGTTAAAGTTGTGCACTTTGGGGTTCATGTTCTTGGGTCAACTAGTGGACATCATACTGATAGCTACACAG GTTGTAGGTCCTTCTGATGGCTCCAAGTATGTCATCAACTACTATGGACCTGGTCTGTCTCACATCTACATGGACAATCACACTTACCTAAAACCACAGGAAGACTGGACACTGTCATAG